Genomic segment of Buchnera aphidicola (Melanaphis sacchari):
CGTAATGCAAAAGATATTGATTTATATCGTTTAGAAGTAGGTCGTAATGATGGTGTAGAAGTACGTCATATAGTTGGCGCTATTGCTAATGAAGCTAATATTAGTAGTCGTGATATTGGAAATATCAAACTTTTTTCTTCTTATACTCTTATTGAACTACCTAAATCTTTATCTCAAGATTTATTTAAAAGTTTAATAAGAACTAAAATATTAAATAAATCTATAAATATAAAATTGTTAAGAAATGTCAAAAGTTATGATAACAGAAAGAATAATCGCACAGTTTTAAGTAAAGAAAAAAATTATAAGCGTCGATTTTCTGAAATTAATTCAAATCAGTCTAACAATGTTAAAAATGAATTAAAAAAGTCATTTTTTAGACGAAAAAATATCTAGTTTTTTTATGCCGCTTTGCGGCATATTGAACGCATTTAAGTATTTATTTATTTTTTATTGCTATTGCTTCTATTTCTATCTTTACGTTTTTTGGTAATTCTCGGACTTCTACACAAGATCTTGCAGGGTAAAATGATTGATTATCTGTAAAAAATTTTTCATATATCTCATTAATTATTTGAATTTTTTTCAAATGAGTAGTAAAAATTGTTATTTTAACAATATCTTTCATTTGATAATTTGCTTTTAAAATAATTGATTTTATATTTGTTAATACAACATGTGTTTGTTCTGAGATATTATTTGGTATACAACCAGATCTTACATCTATCGGTATTTGTCCAGATATAAATAAAAAATTATTCTTCATTATTCCTTGAGAATAAGGACCAATAGGTTTTGGTGCTTTTTTAGTTGTAATTATACGACTCATACATCACCGTTTTAATGACTAAGTGTAAAATTAAGTGTTATAAATTTTAAATACTTAAGATTATAAAACTATATTTTTAGAAAATTCTTTTTCACAGTATTGACATTTTAAATTAATATTATTTTGTGCATCTTTTTTGAAAATAAAGCTAGAAGTCGTAAAATTATTATGACTAATACAGTTACTATTTGGGCAAACTAAAATACGATCAATTTTTTCAGGTAAAGAAGGAAATGCTTTTCCCACTAAATTATATTTATGAATATAATTAACTGTTGCACAAGGAGCATAAATAGCTAGCTGATTAATTTGGTCATTACTTAAAAAACTATTTTCGATTTTTATAATGTCTTTTTTTCCTAGTTTTTTTGATGGTAAATTTAAACCAATGGTAATACGTTTTTCTGTTTCTGTAAATCTAAATAAAGAAAGTAATTTAAAACCAATATGTGCGGGTATATGATCAATAACGCTTCCAGATTTGATAGCTTCTACTTGTAATTTATTTATTTGCATATTTTATTTTTTTAAAAAATATTTTTTATTAGTACTAATGATAAGATTGCTTGACGAGCATAAATTCCATTTTCAGCTTGTTTAAAATACCAAGCATAGGGAGTAGTATCAACATTTTTTTCGATTTCGTCTATTCGCGGAAGAGGATGTAATATTTTTAAATTACTACGAGCTTTTTTTAAAGTAGAAAGACAAAGTATAAATTTTGATTTAGCATTCGCGTATTCAGTTGAATCTAGTCTTTCTTTTTGTACTCGAGTCATATATAAAATATCAATTTTAGAAATTATTTCTTCTATACTTTTGCATCGTTTCCAAGTAATTTTTTTTTTATCAAGCATATCATTAATATGATTTGGCATAATTAAAGCATCAGGTGAAATAAAGAAAAATTGGTTATTTTTATACTTAGCCAACGCTTGCGTTAATGAATGCACTGTTCGTCCATATTTTAAGTCGCCAACCATAGCTATATTTAAATGATCTAGTCTAGTTTGCGTTTCTTGAATAGTAAAAAGATCTAAAAGCGTTTGTGTTGGATGTTGATTCGCACCATCTCCAGCATTAAATACTGGTGTATTATTAGAGAATTCTGCAGCTAATCGTGCAGCTCCTTCTTGTGGATGTCTAATGATAATAGCATCTGCGTATGCACTTATTACTGATATGGTATCTGCTAATGTTTCTCCTTTTTTTCCTAAGGAAAGGTTATTTCCATCAGAAAATCCTATTATAGATGCTCCTAGGCGATAAATAGCTGTTTCGAATGATAAACGAGTTCTTGTTGATGCTTCAAAAAAACAGCTTGCAATAATTTTATTTTTTAATAACGTAGGTTGTTGTTTTTTTTTAAGAATTGCAGATTTTTTTAATACTAATTCTAATTCATCTCGATTAAGATCATTTATTGAAATAATATTTTTTTTATATAAAGGATTGTTCAACTCTTTTTCCTTTTTTATCGTGAAAAAGATAGTTTAAATGAAATATTATCTGAAAAATGTGACAAATATAATTTTTTTTAATATTTTTTATATTATTAATTATATAATTATTAAAAATTAACTTTTTCTAAGAGACTTGATAAAATAATAGCTTTTATCGTATGTAGTCTATTTTCTGCTTGTTCAAAAATAGTTTTTTCATGTTTTTCAAAAATTTCATGTGTAATTTCCATTCCACTTTTTAATCCATATTTTTTTAATATTTTTTTTCCTATATCTGTTTTATTATCATGTAAAGCTGGAAGACAATGTAATATTTTTACTTCGGGGTTATTTGTCATATCAATCATAGCTTTATTAATTTGATAATTTTTTAATAATTTAATTCTTTTTTCCCAATATTCTTGAGGCTCTCCCATAGATACCCAAACATCAGTATAAATAAAATCTGCATTTTTAACGCCTTCTTGTATTTTTTCAGTACATATTATACTACCTTTATTTTTTTTAATT
This window contains:
- a CDS encoding Rid family detoxifying hydrolase codes for the protein MSRIITTKKAPKPIGPYSQGIMKNNFLFISGQIPIDVRSGCIPNNISEQTHVVLTNIKSIILKANYQMKDIVKITIFTTHLKKIQIINEIYEKFFTDNQSFYPARSCVEVRELPKNVKIEIEAIAIKNK
- the pyrI gene encoding aspartate carbamoyltransferase regulatory subunit; protein product: MQINKLQVEAIKSGSVIDHIPAHIGFKLLSLFRFTETEKRITIGLNLPSKKLGKKDIIKIENSFLSNDQINQLAIYAPCATVNYIHKYNLVGKAFPSLPEKIDRILVCPNSNCISHNNFTTSSFIFKKDAQNNINLKCQYCEKEFSKNIVL
- the pyrB gene encoding aspartate carbamoyltransferase, which gives rise to MNNPLYKKNIISINDLNRDELELVLKKSAILKKKQQPTLLKNKIIASCFFEASTRTRLSFETAIYRLGASIIGFSDGNNLSLGKKGETLADTISVISAYADAIIIRHPQEGAARLAAEFSNNTPVFNAGDGANQHPTQTLLDLFTIQETQTRLDHLNIAMVGDLKYGRTVHSLTQALAKYKNNQFFFISPDALIMPNHINDMLDKKKITWKRCKSIEEIISKIDILYMTRVQKERLDSTEYANAKSKFILCLSTLKKARSNLKILHPLPRIDEIEKNVDTTPYAWYFKQAENGIYARQAILSLVLIKNIF